In Hemiscyllium ocellatum isolate sHemOce1 chromosome 20, sHemOce1.pat.X.cur, whole genome shotgun sequence, one genomic interval encodes:
- the med9 gene encoding mediator of RNA polymerase II transcription subunit 9 has product MTQGEGMAAMATGSGSGPGSGSGSGSGTVSVTKKTLIKQEDCSFLPIVHDIIKCMDKDSQDVHQELNKLKTKLQETREMILAMPGIDLSPEQQQLQLQNLRDQVRTKNELLQKYKSLCMFDIPKT; this is encoded by the exons ATGACGCAGGGCGAGGGGATGGCGGCTATGGCGACAGGTTCGGGATCAGGACCAGGATCAGGATCGGGATCGGGATCGGGGACGGTGTCGGTGACAAAGAAGACCCTGATCAAACAGGAGGACTGCTCCTTCCTCCCCATCGTCCACGACATCATCAAATG CATGGACAAAGACAGCCAAGATGTACACCAAGAGCTCAATAAACTGAAAACGAAGCTGCAGGAGACTCGGGAAATGATTTTGGCAATGCCTGGCATTGACCTCAGTCCtgagcagcagcagcttcagcTTCAGAATTTGCGAGACCAGGTTCGCACAAAGAATGAACTTTTACAGAAGTACAAGAGCCTTTGCATGTTTGACATCCCCAAAACATAG